Genomic DNA from Corylus avellana chromosome ca4, CavTom2PMs-1.0:
TATCAGATCCAGTAATTTTTCCATGCTTAAAATCAGATACTCTACCTAGGAGGCCTAAAGCTctaacaaaatcaaaagcaaaagcaaaacctCAGTTGAAGCACTCAAAAAATGACCAAACAAGGGACATTAATTTGTCAACTAGAAGATGTTAACCTATCCCACTCCCATATAACTTTGTAATGACATGTTGAATCATCGCCTTTTGGATGAACGTCTCTCTGCAACGGGTACATTCTTCTGAAGACAGCAATCTGGGAAGCAAACCCTGGCTCCGAATCAGCAGATCCACCAACCCCGCTGAACTCGACACTGAAATTGTGCTTTGCAGCTAATTTGGTTACCCAACAGTTGAATTGATCTCTAGCCAACTCAAATTTGTTGTCATGGTTTCGAAATTTACAAGATTGTGACTGGGTTTTATCATCAGGATCATCTTCTTGGCTTGGTGGATTAGCCTTTTGGAGTATCACATTGTATTCATAGTTTGGCATCAAAACAATAAGAATCTTTGGAAGAAATGAACTCAACACCACGTCTCCAAACAGATATGCCTGATCTTCCTCCATATGCTCGATAACCTGAAATATTTCTATAAATTCAGTTGTATGAAATTGAagattcttattttttaatcaaaaaataGGATAGGATGAATACGTACATTTATCCATTGAAGCTAGTTGCAGAAAATGTAAGCTaaatgatttcttaaagaatCTACCACTTTTATGCTTAAATAAAATCCAATGAAGTGCAATTTATTTTGATTCATATTAACAATGGTCAAGACGAGGATTTGATAATTGCCAGAAATATATTCTATAAATTACAATCTACCATGCATGTCTCCTCTTATCGTCCAAGGTGCCAAGAATGTGAAACTTCAACAAGTTCCCAAGGTAGTCTTAAATATTTTCTCTATCTTTCATGGTGAAACCACAAATGTATATGGTCCTTACtgttattttattctctcataCACCATGCTCACTGGCATATGCCATTTTCTTGGCTTCTGATCCTTGCTAAGGAGTTATTGTCCAGAACACCAGAAGCAGCACTCAACAGCTAAGGAGTGAACATAAACAAAACTTTTAGGATATAATACATAAACTCTCCATTTGAAAACTCAGCAGCTGTAAATGGTTGAGACCTTTGCAGCACGGCTTAGACTCTTTCGTGAAATATCAATGCCAACAACTTTTTCCAGAGAAGTCGGATGATTCAATAAAGCATCCAATAAACTTCCAGAACCACATCCAAAGTCAacctgaaaagaaaacaaacatcaactcaatttaaaatatcaacATTGGAAAATATTAGTGGAAAATGCTTGTATACCAAAGTAGTAGCATGAGATTGTCCGATGTGTTGCACTGCATATTCCACACATTGCTTCGAAAGCGGAGGGCTAAAAAGAGCCTGCTCCATTCTGTCCTCTAGAGGTTCTGTAACTCCCAACAAAGTTATAGAATACTCTAAACAGCAGGATTCTGCaaattagaaaacaaagaaGACTGCACACAGTTAGTTGAATCTCAGAATCAATACTTTCAGCTAAAGATATGTAAGAAGAACAACAAATAGGACCCTATTACAGATTGCTAACCAATTAAAATGATATGTCAGTAGGTTCGGTCACAAGTTGCAACATAATAcaaaatttgttatatttttttatgtgtttaattatccATTCAAGGTAACACATTTTCCGGAGGGAAAAATGTTGTTTCCACCATTTTTAATCATGAATCTTTTTCTAACAATAACAAAGACTGTTGTTACTGACTCTTTATAGTAAAAAGGGAAGTACTCACCATATTATACAATAACAAGGAGTAATGAGAGAGacttcttattgagaaatttctAAGATTTAACCTTGCTATACACCACTCAGTCAAATGACTTCTTTTTAAACTCATGCACATGTTTAACCGTGTCAACCAAACAATCACATGCCTTGAATGTAATGAACCATCTTTCAAAGTAGAGGAAACTGAGACAGCATATCGAGATAAGATCTAGATTAGAACGAAAATTCATCAATTTCATAATGACGACAATCAAATTTAGTAGTCACAAGCTGCTCCATGAAATCATCTTCATAACATTTCTACGAAAGGGGATGGTAACTCACTAgaagataacaatgaaaaatTCCTTGCAGAATCAACTGCAGCAGCTAATATAAACTCTTTAGGGGCCAAATCTGTTTTGAAACAAGCAGACTGACCAACGGACAGCTGTGTCACAACTGCTTCAAGATGAGGAATCACTGCTCTAGCCCCtatctcaaattcaaattcatcaCTACTTTCAAGAATTTCTTTCGTATGTTCATCTTCTGTCACCAAAGATACATAATAACTAATAAATAACAAGGAACCTATTGGACGGGCAGACACCAGAATCTGGACCTTCAATGTTTAAAGAGAAAACCCCTTGTCCTGGCATAGTATTTAGCATACTCATACTATTTGGTTCTAGAAATTTCACGCCTTCAGTCTCACTGTGGTAAACATTATGAATTGATCTACACAACGCAAACTCCTTAAAAAGGTTTTCATGACAAATCCGAATGTTGAGAATATTGGCAGTGCTGTTTAGCTTCTCTAAAGGCATATCTATGTCCctgaaatatgcatttaaccaCGAAAGAACTTTCAAAGAAGTATTATGGATAGAATCATATTGCTTCTTAAAAGAGTTTTTAGGGAAAAACTTTCTGTAATCAAATGCTGACACTTGGAACAGATTTTTACTTCACATTGATAGGTGACAACTGATTCAGCTGATTCGCTAGTACCAGTAGCAATAGCACCTTTATTTGCACATTCTATCTCCTCATCAGTTGAATCTATACCTTGCAACTTCTTGTGTGACTTTGTTGGCTCAGACAGTCCTTTTAAAGGAGTACTTACAATGGAGAAGTCAGGCTCAGATAGCCTATGGTGAAGACAAAACATACACATGATCTCTCTAGGGAGAAAACCGTAGAAGCAAAATTTGTTGAATTCATCATCGAGCCTGGGGGTAACTCTTTCAGCTTGAGAATAGTTGAACGAGggaaagggtatttttgttcgATCTTTCTGGGGAGAAACAGTGCATTTTGGCTACTCTCGACCATTAACGATGTGGCTAAGGTGGAATGGAAATCAGTGGGGGGTtttatttgaaagttcaagaatGCTCAGTGTGCCCTCTTGGGCAATGGGCTAGCGGTGTAGCAATGGTCATGGAAGCTATATGGTCATTCCCGTAGAGGAGTTCAACAATGGAAGGTGGAGAGACTATTTCAAGAGGAGGAAGTCCTTGTTATGCTCTGTAGAAGCAGCTTGGTTGGAGAGACTATTTCAAGTGGAGGAAGTCTTTCAGGTAGTGCTTAGCATGGATGGTGATAAACCGTCAGGTCTGGATGGCTTCACTATTGCTGTCTTTCAGTTGTGTTGGGCTATAGTGAAGGGCGATCTAATTTTTACAAGCATGGGTTGTTTGAGAAAAGCCTCAATGTTAGTTTCATTACCCTTATCCCTAAAAAGGTAGGGGCAGTTGGAAGTAATGGATTTCAGACCTATAAGCTTGGTGGGGAGTCTATAAGATTTTCTTTCCTACTAGAATGAAACATGTGCTGAGTTTGCTCATATCAAATACTCAAAATGCCTTTATAGGGGGGAGACAAATTCTCGACTCAATTCTTTTAGCAAATGAGTATTTCGACAGAAAGTTAAAATCGAGAATTCCTGAAGTTATGTGCGAGCTAGACTTGAAAAAGGTCTACGACCATGTCAACTAGGAGTTCCTTTCCTATCTATTGGGGTGTCTTGGCTTTGGCTCTAAATGGAGGCAATGAATGTCTGCATGTATCTCCACATCCCGATTGTCTATTTGGATTAATGGTAGTCCGCATGGATTCTTTAGGAGCTCTAGGAATTTAGCATATGACATGCTTATGATGTGTGATGTAGATCAAGATCATATCTATAATTTGGGACACATTCTTTTGTGCTTTGAGGCTATTTCGAGTTTGAAGGTAAATCTTCGAAAATCTGATTTAATTGCGGTGGGGGAGGTTCCAAATCAGGAAGAGCTAGCCAATATTCTCAATTGTAGTATATCTGCTCTACCATTGAAATATTTGGGACTCCCTCTGGGTGCTTCTTGCAAGTCAAAGGTTATTTGGGATGGGGTAGTttgagaaaatgggaaaaagattAACCAGTTGGAAGAAGATATACTTTGTCTCGGGGTGGTTGCCTAATACTAATCAGGGGTACATTATCCAGTTTACCCATGTATTTTTGATCCATGTTCCCTCTACTAGGAGGAGTAGGTAGAGGATTGGAGCGTCTTCAAAGGGACTTCCTATGGGATGGAATAAGTGGTGAGCCAAGTTTCATGCGGAGGATTGTTTGCTCCTCAGTTCTTAGAAGTGGATTGAGTGTTAAAAACCTCATGCTATTTAATAAAGCGTTACTGGGTAAATGGTTCTAAAGATTTGTGTAAGAGGATAATTCTTTATAGAGAGGTGATTGTTGAGAAGCAAAGGATCCAAAGAGGGGGTTGGTGTTCGGAGGAAGTTAGAAGGCCCCATGCGGTGGGCCCTTGGAGGAATACCGCAatcgtttttggcatgatgttgGTGTGGAGAAATAATGCTCAAGTCTTCTTTCCTTGAAATTTATTATATAGCTTGTGACAAAGATGCCTTAGTATTAGATTACTTGGACTCTTCTGGCAATTATATCAATTAGAATCTGAGTTTCGTCAGGCAGTCCAGGATTGAGAGTTAGAGTCCCTACACTTGTTCCTTGACCTATTGTACTCTTTGAAAACCCATCTGGAGGAGCCGAACCGAAttaattttatgagaaaacGTGTgatc
This window encodes:
- the LOC132177647 gene encoding small RNA 2'-O-methyltransferase-like, which codes for MEQALFSPPLSKQCVEYAVQHIGQSHATTLVDFGCGSGSLLDALLNHPTSLEKVVGIDISRKSLSRAAKLLSAASGVLDNNSLARIRSQENGICQ